TTCAAAGACATTACTGCAGAAACCAATACGGAAAAGCTACCAAAGCCAATAAAAGGGTTAGaatttgaagttgaacTAACTCAAGAAAACTACAGATTACCTATCAGAAATTACCCGCTACCACCGGGAAAAATGCAAGCTATgaatgatgaaattaatcaaGGATTAAAAAGTGGAATTATACGAGAATCTAAAGCCATTAACGCCTGTCCAGTAATGTTCGTTCCGAAAAAGGAAGGCACCTTGAGAATGGTGGTTGACTACAAACCTTTAAATAAGTATGTCAAACCCAATATATATCCGTTACCACTTATTGAACAATTACTTGCTAAAATACAAGGTTCtacaatttttactaaacttGACCTCAAAAGTGCCTATCACTTGATACGAGTAAGAAAAGGAGATGAACATAAACTTGCTTTTCGCTGTCCTCGtggagtttttgaatatctaGTAATGCCTTATGGCATATCTACAGCTCCAGcacattttcaatactttaTCAATACAATACTTGGTGAAGCCAAAGAATCACATGTAGTATGTTATATGgatgatattttaattcattcaaaatcggAATCTGAACATGTAAAACATGTTAAAGACGTTCTacagaaattgaaaaatgcGAACTTAATTATCAATCAAGCAAAATGTGAATTTCACCAATCAcaagtaaaatttatagGGTATCACATTTCGGAAAAAGGATTTACGCCTTGTCAAGAAAATATAGACAAAGTCTTACAATGGAAGCAACCTAAGAATCGTAAAGAATTACGACAATTTCTAGGTTCTGTCAATTATCTTAGGAAATTCATTCCAAAGACATCACAATTAACACATCCACTCaataatcttttgaaaaaggatgTACGCTGGAAATGGACACCAACACAAACCCAAGCGatagaaaacattaaacaATGTTTAGTTTCTCTCCGGTGCTACGACACTTTGATTTCAGTAAAAAGATTCTACTGGAAACTGATGCTTCAGATGTCGCTGTAGGAGCCGTATTGTCTCAAAAAcatgatgatgataaatACTATCCTGTTGGATACTATTCAGCAAAGATGTCTAAAGcacaattaaattatagcGTATCGGACAAAGAAATGCTTGCAATCATTAAGTCTCTCAAACATTGGAGACACTATTTAGAATCCACTATCGaacctttcaaaattttaacagaCCATCGAAACTTAATTGGTCGCATTACTAACGAATCCGAGCCTGAAAACAAACGTTTAGCTCGTTggcaattatttttacaagacttcaactttgaaattaaCTACAGACCTGGATCAGCAAATCACATAGCTGATGCCTTATCCAGAATTGTTGACGAAACAGAACCAATTCCAAAAGATTCAGAAGACAATAGTATCAACTTTGTTAATCAAATCTCGATAACcgatgattttaaaaaccaaGTGGTTACAGAATATACGAATGAtacaaaattgttgaatttaCTAAACAATGAAGACAAACGAGTGGAAGAGAATATCCAACTCAAAGATGGCTTACTAATTAACAGTAAAGACCAAATCTTATTACCTAATGATACTCAGCTGACTAGgacaattattaaaaagtatcatGAAGAAGGTAAATTGATTCATCCAGGCATTGAACTTCTTACAAACATTATATTACGTAGATTTACGTGGAAAggaataagaaaacaaatacaagAATATGTACAGAACTGCCATACATgtcaaataaacaaatctagGAATCATAAACCTTATGGACCTTTACAACCAATTCCCCCATCAGAAAGACCTTGGGAATCTTTATCAATGGATTTTATTACAGCTTTACCAGAATCATCTGGTTATAATGCACTTTTCGTGGTAGTTGAccgattttcaaaaatggcaATCTTAGTACCTTGTACGAAATCCATTACAGCAGAGCAAACAGCTCGAATGTTTGATCAACGAGTTATTGCTTATTTCGGCAatccaaaagaaatcattgcAGATAATgatcatatttttacttccCAAACGTGGAAAGATTTCGcacataaatataatttcgTTATGAAATTTTCGTTACCATACAGACCACAAACTGATGGACAAACTGAGCGTACAAACCAAACTGTGGAGAAATTACTAAGATGTGTATGTAGCACACATCCGAATACATGGGTAGATCATATATCCCTAGTGCAACAATCTTACAACAATGCGATACATTCAGCAACTCAAATGACACCTTTTGAGATAGTACATCGCTATTCACCAGCTTTATCACCTTTAGAGTTACCTAGCTTTAGTGACAAAACTGACGAAAACTCTCAGGAAACGATCCAAGTATTTCAAACAGTTAAAGAACACTTGAATACAAACAAcataaagatgaaaaagtatttcgatatgaaaatacaagaaattgaagaatttcaaCCTGGAGACCTAGTTATGGTCAAAAGAACGAAAACAggttttcttcataaatcCAATAAATTAGCACCTAGTTTTGCAGGACCGTTCTATGTGTTACAGAAGTCGGGTCCAAACAACTATGAATTGGATCTTCCAGATTCAATCAAGCACATGTTTTCATCTACTTTTCATGTTTCTCACCTAGAAAAGTATCGACATAATTCAGAACTCAATTACGCTACCATTGATGAGTCTGATATTGGAACAATTCTTCATATCCTAGAACATAAAAACAGAGAACAAGTACTCTACTTAAATGTCAAGTACATTTCGAATCTAAATCCGAGTACTATTATGTCAGGATGGACTACATTAGCTACAGCGCTACAAGCGGACAAAGCAATTGTCAatgattatattaaaaacaataatctAAATATCTGAGAACATATGACTTATCCTCAGATTTACATAGAAAATCTTGGGGAGGGcaatgtcagcaatactacactacgctataatacactacgttgagtatcactatatgtcacatgttctaattatatatcgtaccatgtatgatacgatatggagattgatcttaatgataatctattaagatcaatattatctgaatactataaatagagctactgctgaacctcgttcctcagttcagttatgagctatattagtgataggtaacattataacccagttaatacaatacctatactcagttgctacttatacaacctgtgtattgtaatataatagatcacaaggaaagctcaccgcagttctacgtatccttaaatcagataccaaactgcgtagcttacataTAAACTGGTTTAGCAGTATGCGGTAAAAATTCTAATATTACTTACAATCCTGTCTTATACTTCGTTATTAGCAAAAGGAATTTATTAGTATTCTAGTAAATGGTAGTATATCATGTCGATAGTTTAGCAACAGAGAAGTAGAGTTCCGTAGCTTGATAACGCCACGCTCATTGGTGTTTCTAGTCCAGCAATGAATATTGCTGGAAAAGATCAGTTACGTAAACCGGAATTGAAGTGATGTGTTAGAGAATAGAATTGCTGGTATACCACAGAACGGGCTGTGTATAGCACAGTACGTTACACACCATTATACACCTTAAAACCTTATCCCTCCAATTCACTATGTTGTTCGCTGAGCTAGCCAGGATGGTTGCGATTGTTTTGtcataatttaatttcgtgatttttgcaaacaaatgaccaatttcttcttgctttctctaattttaaaattgaatggAGTGATACATCACCAAAATATTCCATCGTCTTCTCTCACTTGTTTCCCTTCCTTTTCCCATAATGTCTGagatttgtttacatttgaATGaatctttgtttacatCTGAGCGaatctttatttacattaaGTGATGGAGTGTATACGGGTTTACCCGGTTCCCAGTTAGTTACCCTGACAACGCGTTCTCATCGTTACCTTAGCGGACTCGTTACTTACGTTGCGAGGTGGCTCAGGTGCAAGAAAGCCACCTCCCTGACCCACTCACGACGCTAAATCCGTGTCACATGACCATTCGTTACTTGAGGggtttttcaaatataaaagGAAAGGATGCCGCAGCAAATTTCTACTCAGACCCAACTACGagtattcatttttgatatttttacttGTGAGTTTAATTTCCGTCGTTGGACTTGAAGCTCCTTTATCTGtctttatatatattcaCCGATCACTAATTTCGTTCGATCCTTTAGCAAAATTTCATTCGTTCGAAAACGGaagattttttcattaacacctttatttatctttcatttctttggtaataaaatttctcaTTGATTGCATTCATCTATCTATCTACATCCCATCCATCCATATTATCtgtctttttttccaactttCACATACTTACATAATATCATCTATCCATCATGAAGTTGtctttcattttatctACTCTCGTCGCCGGCGCTTTGGCATACAATGAATTCTCTGCCCCTGGACCTAATGCCGTCCTTCAAGAGGGTGGTGGTGTAAACACTGTTTCTTGGAGCAATTTGACTTCTAGCACTGTCACTTTGACTTTGTACCGCGGTGGTAACTCTGCACTTACTCCTATTGAGACCATTGCTTCTGACATTGACAACACCGGTACTTATCTCTGGAACATTGCTACTTACTACGAGGCTGCTGATGATTACTTGCTTGGTCTTAGCTTTGACGGTGGTGAGACTTATTCTCAATACTTTACTTTGCAAGCTTGCTCTACTTGTACTATCTCCACTTCTAGCCTTAGCTACAGTGGTACCATTTCTTCTACCTCGATCGCTCCCTCTATGATTGGTACTCGTACTTCTTCCTCTTACTTTATCACTTCCTCCTCCTCTACTCCctcctcttcttcctcttcctctAGCTCCTCTCCCTCTAGCTCTTCTTCCAAGTCCAGCTCCAGCTCCAAGTCTAGCTCTTCCTCCAGCTCCAGCTCCAAGTCTAGCTCTTCTTCCAGCTCTAGCTCCAAGTCCAGCTCTTCTTCCAGCTCTAGCTCCAAGTCTAGTGCTTCTCCTAGCTCTTCCAAGTCTTCTTCCAAATTCTCTTCTTCTAGCTTTATTACCTCTACCACTCCAGCCAGTTCTTCTAGTAGCGGTGCTATTGTTTCTAACGCCAAGACTGCTAGCACTGACGACTCTAGCTCTGCCAGCTCTGCCACTTCCAGTGTATCCAGCGTTGTCAGCTCTGCTAGCTCCGCTCTCTCTGCATCTGCTTCATCGGCCTCTGCTTCTGTTTCTAGCTCCGCCTCTTCTGATGCTTCCCCTGCTTTGAAGACTGGCATCAATGCATTGGTTGCTGTTGGTGTTGTTTCTGCTATTGCCTTGTTTCTTTAATTGTGGTATCCTAGAGGTATGATGAATAGCTGGTAGggtttaaaataaatttgcttttctctCTCTTTAGCCCTATCTttaaattacaaatttttttctttatttcattCATCTAATCACCACTTACTTTTATTCATCACAATTTTGACATGAcgtatcttttttttgatatttttggTCGTCGTTTTCATTAGtatcaacttttttttatatttttttgcatttcattttgtctcatattcaattttttttcaactttgaTCATCATTGCTTTGCCAGTGTGTTGTGTTTATTGTTTGTAAATCTCTAAAACTCTTTTCGATGATGGTATTTCTCCAATGGTGTACTGATGATGGTAAAATTTAACATTTATGTGACATGGTTCTCTTCTGTAAATGTTTTGCAGCGTACTATTGTTTTATCATTTGGAAAGTATGGTGTGCTTGCATGAAGTCTGGAGGTTGTacaaatctttttgttttgggGGCATCTGGATGTTTGTCGCACTCGTATTTTGTACGGTGACAATTTCGATAAGTCTTTTATCATCTGTGCCCGATATGTTGGAAATGTTGAATAATTGGATATCAATGTGCAATTACAGTATAAGGAAGACTTTGAATTCTGTTTGTCTATAAAGTTGCGTTTGACTGCAAAACATTGAATATTTACAGTCGGTTTACTTTGTATACAAAAATGTGTAATCCTTTTACTTTACGAATTTACGTTCGCTTGTCTTACTGAATCTATCTATAGCTTGGACCACGACGGGTGCTTTGAAGGGTTGGCTGCTAATAATTCTTCTTTGATCTAATCCAGTATAACTTCCTATTTCGGCATTCAAAAAGTCTATAGAGTTCTGTAATATCGCGAATTGGTTCATCTTGGCAAGACAAATTGCTCATTACTTTGTAAATCAATATAATTCAAACACTGTGTCTTTCATAAAATGACTTTTTTGCATTCGCATAAGTGTATTGATctatctttctttcttttttagctttataataaaacaatgaaTACTGCATGATATAAGCGTTACacaattctttttcccTACTGCTGCAATAAgtcttttaaagaagttgGATTTAAGCCAACAATAGACAGGTATATCTGTGTATGTTGAGTCaataaaaactaaaaagCCTGTTTATCTGTAGTACTATAACTTACATTGTTTTTCTGGTTTGAATATATATTAACGAACTATTCTATTAGTAATGTATGCTCACAACGAGTACACGTCGCTCTTTACGTTCCATAAAAGGTACTTGATTCTTCAGCTAACCAGCGCTagacttttttattagtatATCAGAGGagtgaatttttgaaacttgtGCACTCGACATTATTCTCTAACAACActttattataattattgaGAACCGTTTAATGGTTGTATAGCGTACacatttgtaaatataGATAAGGAAGCCTTGGGAGGACGTTATGTCAACATCTCACAAGTCCgcattgtttacatttagCTTATGGCGCAAATTCGACAAGAAgcattgaaaaaacaaaagtctGAGACGCAAAAATCAACAGAAGGGTTCGTTGATATTGGAAATTTGGCTCAATGGACCTGCTCGAGCGAAAAATCCGGATTTCCTATACGCTTGGTGCGGGATGATAATATCGATACATATTGGCAGTAAGTGTATTTGTATAAATATAGTCAGggaagaaaatgttttactaactataattttctttgtctTTAAGGTCTGACGGCTCTCAACCTCATACCATCCatattaaatttgtaaagCGAGTATCGATTAAGTATGTGAGTATGTACCTTCAATACACCCTTGATGAATCTTATACTCCCAGTACTTTGCGAATATCAGCTGGGACAGGGTTTCAAGATTTGGAAATTGTTACAACAGTTCAAGTCGAGGAACCAACTGGTTGGGTACATGTGCCAGTTGGTGATTTTGGGCGAAATGGCTTGTTAGATGTGCATTTAATacaaatcaaaatactTGCGAACCATCAAAGTGGAAAGGATAGTCATGTTCgtttgataaaaatatatgcGCCAGAAATGTACGTATTTTGCATAGCAAAATCTTCATTAATATAAAATGTGCTAACACTGATGCAGAGAGCAGCCCGCGATAGCTGTGGATGAAATTCCCTACACAAGTTTACAATTCATAAGTAGAAACCAATTACGGTAATGCAAAAGTCATGTCTCTGGCTCTCTCAAAGAATCGGGTTGTCATCGTTACAATAATAATTGTTACGTTCTCGAATTTTTAtggtttttttcttcttttcccCTATTATTTATGTTACAGGTTACTtcgtttaaaaagaaataattaatgatattatgtttgaaacttttcatagtaaaaaaagagtaagTACACAGCGACAACTCGGTCATAAAGTTGAACGGATGTCGTAAATCAATTCCATGCTTTTGCAACTTAATACATCTTTGCTTGACTATAACAtaccaaaagaaaaaacattagAGCCTTAAAATTTACGCTTTTGtcaattgcatttttaacGATAATAAATATGCGACACAAttaatcaataaaaattagGTCAAATCAAATCATATGAATTTATTCTACATTAAACCCtattacaaaattttttcaagttcttCAACAACAGCCTTAGTAATATCAGCGGTAGAAGCCTCACCTCCCAAATCGCGAGTATAAAGACCACGTCCACCAATTGAAGTATCATCCAAGACCTTGCGTACGGCGGCTTCGATAGCTTCAGCCTCCTTAGGAGCATTCAAACCATAACGAAGGAGAAGGGAAGCAGATAAAATTGTACCAACAGGATTAACAATGCCCTTGCCAGCGATATCGGGAGCGCTACCGTGAATGGGCTCAACCAAACAATGAACCTTTTCTTCTGATTTTCCTACCACACCGGAAAGGGAGGCAGAAGGCAAAAGGCCCAAGCTACCAGGAATGACAGAAGCCTCATCTGAAATAATGTCACCAAACAAGTTGTCAGTCAAAACAACACCGTTAAGTGTACGAGGGCTCTTGACCAAAAGCATGGCTGCGGAGTCAATGAGCTGGTTTTTTAAGGTAAGGTGAGGATATTCCTCCTTAAAAATCTTAGCTACAGTCTTGCGCCAAAGACGAGAAGTTGCCAAAACATTAGCTTTGTCGAGTAATGTGACGGGAGCAGGAGGGTTGGAAGTTTCAGCTAACCAAGCAGCCAAACGAGCAATACGAGAAACTTCTTCCAAACTGTAAGGCCAAGTGTCCATAGCATAACCCGATCCGTTGTCCTCAGTGCGCTCACCAAAGTAACAACCTCCAGTAAGTTCTCGTACAACACAAAAATCGACACCTTCAACGATTTCAGGCTTCAAAGGGCTGTACTTGACTAAAGACTTGCTGGCAAAGTTGCAAGGTCGAAGGTTGGCCCAAACACCCATACTCTTACGAAGCTTCAATAAACCTTGCTCAGGACGACAATTGGGGTTGGTCCATTCAGGACCACCAACGGCACCCAAAAGAACACCGTCAGCTTCCAAACAAGCCTTCACAGTCTCGTCAGTCAAAGGGGTTCCATAGGCATCAATAGAGGCACCTCCAATCTTGTGTTCTTCAAACTCGAGTTTTAACTCAGGTCGCTTCTTCTCAACGACTTTCAAAACCTCCAAGGCAGAAGCAACAATTTCAGGGCCAATATGGTCTCCTGGTAAGACGACGATTTTCTTTGCACACATGTTGTTGAAGAAGTTTTGTTGTGAAATGGTTTCGTGAAAGTTTCAGACCCTACCGCAAAAATGCCTGGTTTCGGGAAACTCAACACTGTTGCACTTTTTATACTACAGATTGGGATATCGATAATATTGCgtaaaaaatcctttttttaaaaagcttgTTTACAGTAACGTAAATGACCAGAAATCAGATGAAAATCAcaagaaagcaaataatTCACGTTAAATCCTGATATGTTTGATTTTGTGATGAAATCATGGATGTTCATAGGAATTGTTGAAATTGCGCTTTTTTAACGAAATATACAAGTATCCTGGAGCTTActtaattaattaatgaatCTTTGTTTCTAGATATTAAAATAGTAGCCTCAATTATCAGCGCTTTCTACGTTAGTaaacgaaatttttaatgtcaaaaaaatgtttaataGACAGTACGAATATGCATTATAATGTtcataaataatttgaGTATGTGTACGAGTTGTCTTTAAACCCACAGAGGTAGaatgtatatataaaattaataagcTAAGTGtaatacttaaaaaatacattaaTTGGAACTCGTATCCTACCATTTACAATGTTcatccaattttttcagaTTGTACTGTAAATAGCGTTTGAAAACACCAAATTTTAGAAGCTAATCACTCTCATCATAATCGTCTACATCCTCATCGTTATCGACGATAAAAGAATCATCTTGCATGCTGGGTTCATCCATGCTATCAAACGAGGGATCAACGTAAATAGGTGTTTTCACTGTAGCCGCTGCTCTTCTGGTTGGCCTCTTTCTAATCGGAGAATCTGAATCTTCTGGTGGCTCTGCGTTAGTCGAACTAGCTTTTGGAGTTGAACTACTACCTggaataataaaatcatcATCGTCATCTTCAGGTGATTGTTTCTTTACCGAGCTTGCTTTTTTCCCTTTATTCTTCGCAGAAGCCTTCGTGGATGTTATGGTGGAAGGTTTCAAACTGCTAGGCAACAAATCATCTTCATCGTCTGAAGAAAATATGGTAGTAGCAACTGGTTTATTAGtctttcttcctcttccaGACGCCGAGGCtgctatttttttgacgGGTTTTTTACTACCTGCGTCTTCAGAGTCAACAGATtgacttctttttcttgatTTTCCACTATCACTGCTATCCAATCCCGGGCTCTTAGATATGCGATTTTCTTCAACTGATAAGCCATGAGAGTTATCCTCTGTCTTGACAATGTTTATGTCAGATGATTTCTCAGGTTCTTTCGACGCTGCGAACTCAAGTAAAGTTTGTTGCTTTCGATTTGTTGTAGATGGTTTGGATTCGCTGCtagcttcttttttaacagcAGTACTTGAGGAGGATCCGGCAATAGCCCTGGGTTTCCTAGTACCAGTGGATTTACCTCGAGGCTTCTTTTTCGTTCGATTTACAAAATCTCTAGAGGATTGCTCTTCTTCTAACATTTCTCTCTGAATATCATCCATAACCTTATTCCAAGCATGCTCAAATGCATCCAAATCATGAAGCCACAATTCTTTAggagtttttttaatcaaagCATCCAGTTCGGCCATTACTTCGTCCTTTTTCTTGAGAAGTTCCACATACCGTTCATAGGTCAAAGACCATAAAGGCATTGAAAGAAGGTAATTGTAGGCATCTGAATCCTCGTCTTGCGAAACATCACCAGATTGTTCTTCTTCAGCAAGAGCATTTTCAACTTCTAAATCAACCAAATGCCCTTTCTTTGGTTTACTGATAGGTTGAAACTTCTTTTCCTTCAGCTCCACAATGAgatcctttttcttcttttttgaaactacAAGCTCCCCCTCTATAATCATATGAATAAACCGCGCTTGATTTGAAAATCTATCAAAccttttttccaattcatTAACCATATGCTCTTTACGTCTCTGGTATGTCCTTAAACGTACTTCGTAAAACTCGGTCAAAATATCTTCAACACTGTCATACTTCTTGATCCGTCCAGATGCATCAAAAGCAATCATATTACTCGTTGCTTGAGTACGCGACAGTTTAAACTTAACTTCCAAGGATTCATTTAATGCTTCTTTCATGCCAGCTTCGGTAAGCGTGACATTAAAGTGAACATTTCCTTCACCGTGATGGCTTTCATAGTCCACGATGAATTTACGAATTTTTTCCGTACCAACAAGACCAGCCTCCAGATACTCCTTCATATCCTGAGTCCAAAATCGTATAGGCAATTCAGTAATTTCTACTTTGTTTTCACCAATTTGGTTAATTATACCAGATATTTTGTACCTGTCAGGCGCAACTTTCGTTATACTTCCACGAAAGCCGCGGTACCAGGGAGTCATAATTTCCAAAGGCTCGCCATTAAGCATATGTCTTAAATTAGCAGTTATATCCTTAGGGTTATAATTAGGAATAAAAGTAGACCAGCCAGTACCAATACCTTCGGCTCCATTGACAAGTACCATGGGAAGAATTGGCACATAATACTCTGGTTCAATCCACTGGCCTTCGTCGTTTTGGTAATTAAGAAGCTGGTCATCATTggaattaaataaaacacGTGCTAAGGGTGATAAAGCTGTATTTAGATACCTTGAAGCCGATGCATTTTTTCCACCCTCAGATCGTGTACCGAATTGTCCATTAGGCATCAGCAAATTAATGTTGTTACTGCCAACAAAATTTTGGGCAAGATTAACTATAGTTTGCTCCATCGAAACCTCGCCATGGTGGTATGCAGTTTCACTAGCAACATAGCCGGCAAGTCTACTGACTTTAGTTTCATGGACGAGATTGCgtttaaaacaataatagACAACT
This region of Schizosaccharomyces pombe strain 972h- genome assembly, chromosome: II genomic DNA includes:
- the Tf2-10 gene encoding retrotransposable element/transposon Tf2-type, producing the protein MSYANYRYMKARAKRWRPENLDGIQTSDEHLINLFAKILSKHVPEIGKFDPNKDVESYISKLDQHFTEYPSLFPNEHTKRQYTLNHLEELEQQFAERMFSENGSLTWQELLRQTGKVQGSNKGDRLTKTFEGFRNQLDKVQFIRKLMSKANVDDFHTRLFILWMLPYSLRKLKERNYWKSEISEIYDFLEDKRTASYGKIHKRFQLQNKNLGKESLSKKNNTTNSRNLRKTNVSRIEYSSNKFLNHTRKRYEMVLQAELPDFKCSIPCLIDTGAQANIITEETVRAHKLPTRPWSKSVIYGGVYPNKINRKTIKLNISLNGISIKTEFLVVKKFSHPAAISFTTLYDNNIEISSSKHTLSQMNKVSNIVKEPELPDIYKEFKDITAETNTEKLPKPIKGLEFEVELTQENYRLPIRNYPLPPGKMQAMNDEINQGLKSGIIRESKAINACPVMFVPKKEGTLRMVVDYKPLNKYVKPNIYPLPLIEQLLAKIQGSTIFTKLDLKSAYHLIRVRKGDEHKLAFRCPRGVFEYLVMPYGISTAPAHFQYFINTILGEAKESHVVCYMDDILIHSKSESEHVKHVKDVLQKLKNANLIINQAKCEFHQSQVKFIGYHISEKGFTPCQENIDKVLQWKQPKNRKELRQFLGSVNYLRKFIPKTSQLTHPLNNLLKKDVRWKWTPTQTQAIENIKQCLVSPVLRHFDFSKKILLETDASDVAVGAVLSQKHDDDKYYPVGYYSAKMSKAQLNYSVSDKEMLAIIKSLKHWRHYLESTIEPFKILTDHRNLIGRITNESEPENKRLARWQLFLQDFNFEINYRPGSANHIADALSRIVDETEPIPKDSEDNSINFVNQISITDDFKNQVVTEYTNDTKLLNLLNNEDKRVEENIQLKDGLLINSKDQILLPNDTQLTRTIIKKYHEEGKLIHPGIELLTNIILRRFTWKGIRKQIQEYVQNCHTCQINKSRNHKPYGPLQPIPPSERPWESLSMDFITALPESSGYNALFVVVDRFSKMAILVPCTKSITAEQTARMFDQRVIAYFGNPKEIIADNDHIFTSQTWKDFAHKYNFVMKFSLPYRPQTDGQTERTNQTVEKLLRCVCSTHPNTWVDHISLVQQSYNNAIHSATQMTPFEIVHRYSPALSPLELPSFSDKTDENSQETIQVFQTVKEHLNTNNIKMKKYFDMKIQEIEEFQPGDLVMVKRTKTGFLHKSNKLAPSFAGPFYVLQKSGPNNYELDLPDSIKHMFSSTFHVSHLEKYRHNSELNYATIDESDIGTILHILEHKNREQVLYLNVKYISNLNPSTIMSGWTTLATALQADKAIVNDYIKNNNLNI
- the knh4 gene encoding protein knh4, with the protein product MKLSFILSTLVAGALAYNEFSAPGPNAVLQEGGGVNTVSWSNLTSSTVTLTLYRGGNSALTPIETIASDIDNTGTYLWNIATYYEAADDYLLGLSFDGGETYSQYFTLQACSTCTISTSSLSYSGTISSTSIAPSMIGTRTSSSYFITSSSSTPSSSSSSSSSSPSSSSSKSSSSSKSSSSSSSSSKSSSSSSSSSKSSSSSSSSSKSSASPSSSKSSSKFSSSSFITSTTPASSSSSGAIVSNAKTASTDDSSSASSATSSVSSVVSSASSALSASASSASASVSSSASSDASPALKTGINALVAVGVVSAIALFL
- the apc10 gene encoding anaphase-promoting complex substrate recognition subunit Apc10, with protein sequence MAQIRQEALKKQKSETQKSTEGFVDIGNLAQWTCSSEKSGFPIRLVRDDNIDTYWQSDGSQPHTIHIKFVKRVSIKYVSMYLQYTLDESYTPSTLRISAGTGFQDLEIVTTVQVEEPTGWVHVPVGDFGRNGLLDVHLIQIKILANHQSGKDSHVRLIKIYAPEIEQPAIAVDEIPYTSLQFISRNQLR
- the leu1 gene encoding 3-isopropylmalate dehydrogenase Leu1: MCAKKIVVLPGDHIGPEIVASALEVLKVVEKKRPELKLEFEEHKIGGASIDAYGTPLTDETVKACLEADGVLLGAVGGPEWTNPNCRPEQGLLKLRKSMGVWANLRPCNFASKSLVKYSPLKPEIVEGVDFCVVRELTGGCYFGERTEDNGSGYAMDTWPYSLEEVSRIARLAAWLAETSNPPAPVTLLDKANVLATSRLWRKTVAKIFKEEYPHLTLKNQLIDSAAMLLVKSPRTLNGVVLTDNLFGDIISDEASVIPGSLGLLPSASLSGVVGKSEEKVHCLVEPIHGSAPDIAGKGIVNPVGTILSASLLLRYGLNAPKEAEAIEAAVRKVLDDTSIGGRGLYTRDLGGEASTADITKAVVEELEKIL